In Desertifilum tharense IPPAS B-1220, a single window of DNA contains:
- a CDS encoding alpha/beta hydrolase, which produces MLKHQRLKRWIIGDFSVKRLIRSALAIYAVVCVYAWGFSDRQIFLPPPSSYSDHPGIIKLASAPEVQISATYLPNPQADYTLLYSHGNAEDLGQIQPVLVYLRSLGFSVFAYDYRRYGTSQGTPTEQGVYADITAAYRYLTEALNIPSNRIIAHGRSIGSGPAVELASRYRVGGVILENPLTSAFRVVTRIPILPFDKFNNLQKISQIRSPIAILHGTEDRTIPFSHGQQLYAAANEPKFFIPIEGGEHNDLMGEQYDRAIQDFRRYLSDRANLVSGRPLSGRI; this is translated from the coding sequence ATGTTGAAACACCAAAGGCTGAAGCGCTGGATTATTGGGGATTTTTCGGTTAAGCGGCTGATTCGGTCGGCGTTGGCGATTTATGCGGTAGTGTGTGTTTATGCTTGGGGGTTTAGCGATCGCCAAATCTTCCTGCCCCCACCCAGCAGCTACTCAGACCATCCTGGTATCATTAAACTAGCATCTGCTCCAGAGGTGCAAATCTCCGCAACCTATCTCCCCAACCCCCAAGCGGACTATACCCTACTCTACAGTCACGGGAACGCGGAAGACTTAGGACAAATTCAGCCGGTTTTGGTCTATCTGCGATCGCTCGGCTTCTCCGTTTTCGCCTATGATTATCGCAGGTATGGCACCAGCCAAGGCACCCCCACCGAACAGGGAGTCTATGCCGATATTACCGCCGCCTATCGGTATCTAACCGAAGCACTCAACATTCCTTCCAATCGGATTATCGCCCACGGACGCTCTATCGGCAGCGGGCCGGCTGTAGAATTAGCCAGTCGCTATCGGGTTGGGGGAGTAATTTTAGAAAACCCCTTAACCTCAGCGTTTCGAGTGGTGACGCGCATCCCAATTTTGCCATTTGATAAATTTAACAATCTCCAGAAAATCTCCCAAATTCGCAGTCCCATCGCGATCCTACATGGCACTGAAGATCGCACCATTCCCTTCTCCCACGGGCAACAACTGTATGCAGCGGCGAACGAACCCAAATTTTTCATTCCGATTGAAGGCGGCGAACATAACGATTTAATGGGGGAACAGTACGATCGCGCTATCCAGGACTTTAGGCGGTATTTGAGCGATCGCGCAAATCTAGTTTCCGGGCGTCCACTCTCAGGAAGGATCTAG
- a CDS encoding DUF3368 domain-containing protein, which yields MTVVSNTTPLSELAKVGKLELVQAVFGKIIIPQEVYDELTTGSHPAANLVPSADWIEVRVIQDRQRLLTLQEQTGLDLGESAAIILAEELSAVRLLIDERAGRQIAQSRNIPVVGTMGLLLLAKQLKLIPSIKDVLDELRNQGQYISQKLYEDVLAIAQELF from the coding sequence GTGACTGTTGTTTCCAACACTACACCTCTGAGCGAACTTGCTAAGGTGGGCAAATTGGAACTGGTGCAGGCTGTCTTTGGAAAAATTATTATCCCTCAAGAAGTTTATGATGAGCTAACGACTGGCAGCCATCCCGCAGCCAACTTAGTTCCATCTGCTGATTGGATTGAGGTTAGAGTGATTCAGGATCGACAAAGATTATTGACTCTTCAAGAACAAACAGGGCTTGACTTAGGGGAATCGGCAGCTATTATCTTGGCAGAGGAGTTAAGCGCCGTTCGACTGCTGATAGATGAGCGTGCAGGACGACAAATTGCCCAATCTCGAAATATCCCGGTTGTGGGGACGATGGGTTTATTACTGCTTGCTAAACAACTCAAGTTGATTCCGAGTATTAAAGACGTTTTAGATGAACTTCGTAACCAAGGTCAATATATTAGTCAAAAGCTCTATGAAGACGTGTTAGCGATCGCGCAAGAGCTATTTTAA
- a CDS encoding UPF0175 family protein has translation MSPSSQFEVKFTLAIHNLPEASKQEAEAKAKEAYVMTLLRQGSISTGKAASLLEISRLEILSLMGQYNISVFPEQTQEELAQEVAETLQVLETYNP, from the coding sequence ATGTCACCTTCTTCGCAATTTGAAGTTAAATTCACTCTAGCCATTCACAATCTACCCGAAGCCAGTAAACAAGAAGCTGAGGCTAAAGCTAAAGAAGCTTATGTGATGACGCTGCTGCGACAGGGGAGTATTAGCACGGGTAAAGCCGCCAGCCTTTTAGAAATTTCGCGTCTTGAAATTTTGAGTTTGATGGGTCAATATAATATTTCAGTTTTTCCAGAACAAACTCAGGAAGAATTAGCACAAGAAGTTGCTGAAACGCTTCAGGTATTGGAGACATACAACCCGTGA